Proteins found in one Planctomycetota bacterium genomic segment:
- a CDS encoding PIG-L deacetylase family protein, with protein sequence MIRLANIAKLRRVLVIGAHSDDPEIGCGATLIRLLRDVPDLVVRFDILCGRDMRGDEAVASANKLFDGREGCEIVTHDFHDAHLPADWSNVKLAVSATRPFEPDLVLTHRPDDAHQDHRLLGEVVGQTFRDHLIYHFEIAKYDGDLGQPNVFAPATKEDVDAKCRLLDTFVSQRDKHWFDDETFKGLMRLRGLECASPTGYAEAFHCRKALL encoded by the coding sequence ATGATCCGGCTCGCCAACATTGCCAAGCTGCGTCGCGTGCTGGTCATCGGTGCGCACAGCGACGATCCGGAGATCGGTTGCGGTGCCACGCTCATCCGCTTGCTACGCGACGTCCCGGACCTTGTCGTCCGGTTCGACATTCTGTGCGGACGCGACATGCGCGGAGACGAAGCGGTTGCCTCGGCAAACAAGCTCTTCGACGGACGCGAAGGGTGTGAGATCGTGACGCACGATTTCCACGACGCGCACCTTCCGGCCGACTGGTCGAACGTGAAGCTCGCCGTCTCAGCAACCCGGCCGTTTGAGCCGGATCTCGTGCTGACGCATCGGCCCGACGACGCCCACCAGGACCATCGACTTCTTGGCGAGGTCGTCGGGCAGACGTTTCGCGATCACCTGATCTACCACTTCGAGATCGCCAAGTACGATGGCGATCTCGGACAGCCCAACGTCTTCGCTCCGGCAACAAAGGAGGACGTCGACGCCAAGTGTCGACTTCTGGACACGTTTGTGTCTCAGCGTGACAAGCACTGGTTCGACGACGAAACGTTCAAGGGCCTGATGCGTTTGCGTGGGCTCGAGTGTGCGTCGCCAACCGGCTACGCCGAGGCGTTTCACTGTCGAAAGGCGTTGCTGTGA
- a CDS encoding sugar phosphate nucleotidyltransferase: MSAPRPGHAGSTDTTPKPRGLKVVLFCGGQGLRIRDYDHRVPKPMVPVGYRPVLWHIMRWYAHYGHRDFILCLGHGADVIKRYFLDYDETVTNDFVLKPQNSSRVGRRQTDGAARHEVDLVTDDTSDWSIGFVDTGTNAQIGERLTAVREYLGDDEWFLANYADGLSDLDLPAMIADTQEKFAQNETAASFMKVRPSQSFHCVETDKQGTVRGLHDVKKQDIWINGGYFCLHRSLFDVLGEGEDLVGDALPRLAFEGRLAAWQHDGFFAAMDTFKEQQHLSSLHQEGNAPWEVWRPEKRQERDRAVAARQSSKPSVAA; encoded by the coding sequence ATGAGCGCTCCCCGACCCGGCCACGCCGGAAGCACCGACACGACCCCCAAGCCGCGCGGGCTCAAAGTCGTGCTGTTCTGCGGCGGACAGGGTCTTCGCATCCGCGACTATGACCACCGCGTCCCCAAGCCCATGGTGCCCGTCGGCTACCGGCCTGTGCTGTGGCACATCATGCGGTGGTACGCCCACTACGGGCATCGTGACTTCATCCTCTGCCTCGGGCATGGTGCAGACGTCATCAAGCGCTACTTCCTCGACTACGACGAGACCGTTACCAACGACTTCGTACTGAAGCCGCAGAACAGCTCACGCGTCGGACGTCGACAAACAGATGGCGCAGCTCGGCACGAAGTCGACCTCGTGACCGATGACACCAGCGACTGGTCGATCGGTTTTGTCGACACCGGCACAAACGCCCAGATCGGTGAACGCCTGACCGCGGTCCGCGAGTACCTGGGCGACGACGAGTGGTTCCTGGCCAACTACGCCGATGGCCTGAGCGACTTAGATCTCCCGGCCATGATCGCCGACACGCAGGAGAAGTTCGCCCAGAACGAGACAGCTGCCAGCTTCATGAAGGTCCGGCCGAGCCAGTCGTTCCACTGCGTCGAGACAGACAAGCAGGGCACGGTCCGCGGACTGCACGACGTCAAAAAGCAGGACATCTGGATCAACGGCGGCTACTTCTGCCTGCACCGGTCGCTCTTCGACGTCTTGGGCGAAGGCGAAGATCTTGTCGGCGATGCGCTGCCTCGCCTCGCGTTCGAAGGCCGCCTGGCCGCATGGCAACACGACGGCTTTTTTGCGGCGATGGATACGTTCAAGGAACAGCAGCATCTGTCCAGCTTGCACCAGGAAGGCAACGCCCCGTGGGAAGTCTGGCGACCCGAGAAGCGCCAGGAGCGTGACCGCGCTGTCGCCGCACGCCAGTCGTCCAAGCCTTCTGTTGCGGCATAG